The Bubalus kerabau isolate K-KA32 ecotype Philippines breed swamp buffalo chromosome 8, PCC_UOA_SB_1v2, whole genome shotgun sequence genomic sequence GTCCCATGCACTGCCTCTGAAAAGGCCATGCACGATGAATGTGTGATGCTGAATGGGACAACTGAAATGAGATACCTCTCTGACCTCAGACTAGTCCTTGGATTCTGACTGTGAGCTTCCAAAGCCAGAGGGCCCCCCAGAGAGTCCTAGCTGGCATTCCCCAGATCCAGCTGGGGCCTATTGTTGGATTTATTGGCAGCCACAGAATCTAAGGCCAGATTGGTGCCAGGGCTGCTGACCTTCCCGCAGCGCCCGGCTCAGACTCAGTCTTCTTATAGTTCGCAGCTGTGATGGGAAGACTTCCTTAAGCTTCTGTGCTCTAGCTTGTCCTTTAGAGACAACTGTGGGGTCAGCTGCCCAAGCTCTGGACTCTTGTCTCATCCTCTGAGTGTCTGTGGTCTGGGCCTGGGACTCCTAAGCCTCTCTGAAAGTgaatcaatgaaagtgaaagtgttagttgctcagccatgtccgattctttgcgaccccatggactgtagcctgccaggctcctctgcccatggaattctctaggcaagaatactggagtaggttgtcatttccttctccaggggaatcttccctacttACTACAATTCAGACGGTCTCATCCTCTGCAGTAGGAAAAAGTAGAGTTAGCGTCTAAGCCACCGCCACCACACCAAGTCTGAAACTACTGTGTATATTTGCCCCTCACAGATCTAAAGTTCTGTTCTCTGATGTTAACGCGTAGGTGACATTACCTAATAATGAACACATCAACAGCTACAGAAGTTGGATTATCTCATCGATCTTCTGTGCTGTAAAGTTCTGTAAATCCCATTTCACAGACCAGGACGCTGAGGCCAGAGTGGTTGAGTCACTTGTCTGTGGTCCGAGTTGGAGGCACTCACTGCTCTCAGGTGTCTTTGACTTCATGTTCCAATGCAGAGCTTGGCCCTTTAGACACCAAGCTTCAGATGGTGTTTTAAGGGATCCAACTTCTATCGAATTCCACTCTGCAATGAAGAGTTATGAAGTTTCATTTTAGAAATTGtttttgattttgaaaaaaaaaatttaatgtgattttaaaacttctttgaaGTCCTGGATTTTTTAAGTCTTAGTCTTAGAAGGTAGGCTGAAGTATAAGACCAGTAAAgatgtattgggttggctaaaatgTTCGTCtggctttaaataaaaatataagacacatttttcttttttttttttttccattttcactaAGAACTGTATTGAATAACGTTTATtaaccaaatgaactttttggcatTCACAATCTCTGGGAATGCCCAGAGATTCACATatcagtttgaaaaccactggactGGGTAAAGATGGTGAAACATGGGGCATGAGAAGGCCTGGGTCAGCCAATGGCTCTGCCACCTGCTGTGAGACCTGGTGCAAGTCAGCAAGCTCCTCAGGACAGGACTCAGTTGCCTTGGTTATAAAGTCACAGAAACAGACACGAGTCCTCCCATGTCTGTGACTGTGACCCTGATTAATGAACTTGAGCTAAtggctaaaaaaaattaaaaataggttttACTTTTATGAAGTGATCAagtgtgaaagtcgcttagtcgtgtccagctctttgcaaccccatggactacacagttcatggaattctccaggccagaatactggagtgggtagtctttcccttctccaggggatcttcccaatccagggatcgaactcaggtctcccacattgcaggcagattcttcaccagctgaaccaCGAGGGAGCTAGTCATAATTAGTACGTTACATACAACTGTGTTATGAAAAAGAGTTTGGAGAGAAATTATGTCCTAAAGTGAAAGGTCTCAAACACACTGTCACTAACATTAGTACTATTTTAGGGTCCCCTTTCCCCACACTTTTCCCATTTATGGATAGAAGACAGCTATATTTTAACCCAACCCTGGTCAAATTGGCACAGGTTCATTATCAGTAGTACCTGAATGAATAGCAGGTTACTTATCAAAAGCCCCCACTTTTACAAATACATTTACAGCGGAGGTTGATAATTCTGCGATAAAAATCTTTGAACCCGAATGTCAGTGGTTTGAGCAGTAAAGATTTTTCAGAGATTCTGGAGAAGTAGGGTGTTGCCTTCCACCTTAATTCTGTTTCCTGTCCTTACTTTTCCAGTGTGTGGCCTCTTTCTTTGACAAACTACAGGGGAGATGACACTGTTGCAGTGAGTGATAGAGTTGTCTCGGTGTAAGCCATGGTGCAGGCATCAGGGCCATGTTAGCCTTTTACATAAAGTTAAGTTTTGGGAGATCTTGTCCAAATCCACACTAGGTAATGGTTTGGTACAGATGGTTAGTGTTGCATAGAAAATGGTGACCCAGTGTGTCCAGGAAATTCATATTtatcttataaagaaaaaaaacctgaaaagatTGGCTTAAATATTAAGTCAAATTATAAAGGATTATTTAAAATAcctttattgattattttatagTAACTACCACTTTTACCATGAGAATAGGCCTTTTTAAACTTTAAGGGGGGTGGTTGGCGCTGCAGACGCGAGCCAGGACCCTTCGTGCCTTTTCCACCGCTGTGTCTCCTGTCACTGGCGCTCCGAGGCTAAGCCCGCCCACAACAGAAAGAACCTCCAAACATGAAAGGGCGCCGAGAAGAAAGGCACTACCTCCCAGGACAGAGAAAATGTCTGTTGACCAGGACTGGCCTAGTGTTTACCCTGTTGCAGCTCCATTTAAACCCTCCGCAGTACCTCTTCCTGTTCGAATGGGTTATCCAGTAAAACGGGGAGTGCCCATGGCTAAGGAGGGAAATCTGGAACTTCTAAAGATTCCCAATTTTCTGCATTTGACTCCTGTAGCAATTAAAAAGCACTGTGAGGCTCTTAAAGATTTTTGCACTGAGTGGCCAGCTGCATTAGACAGTGATGAGAAATGTGAGAAGCATTTTCCAATTGAAATTGACACAGCTGATTATATTTCATTAGGACCATCTATTCGAAACCCCAAAGCACGAGTAGTGACCTTACGGGTTAAACTTTCCAGTTTGAATTTAGATGATCATGCAAAGAAGAAACTTATTAAACTAGTGGGAGATTGATACTGCAAGAGCACAGATGTGCTTACCATCAAGACAGACAGGTGCCCTTTAAAGAGACAGAATTATGATTATGCAATGTATCTACTAACAGTTTTATACCATGAGTCTTGGAAAACTGAAGAGTGGGAGAAAAAGAAGACTGAAGCAGATATGGAAGAATATGTATGGAAAGACAGCGCCTCAGAAAAAAACATTCTGGAAACCCTTTTCCAAATTAAAGCTGCTgagaaaaatacagaattaagTAAAGAAGAGCTCCTTAGTACTAAAGAAGTTGAAGATTACAAAAATTCTGTTGTTAGTCTTAAGAATGAGGGGGACAATGAGAATACCCTTTCTCAGTACAAAGAATCAGTGAAGAGACTattccagaatacagaaaggacaccccaaactcagtaatttaaacaagatgaagagacagaggaatagccagcagataaaggaacgggataaatgcccaccaaaccaaacaaaagaggaagagatagggaatctatctgataaagaattccgaataatgatagtgaaattgatccaaaatcttgaaattaaaatggaatcacagataaatagcctggaggcaaggattgagaagatgcaagaaaagtttaacaaggacttagaagaaataaaaaagagtcagtatataatgaataatgcaataagtgaaattaaaaacactctggaggcaacaaatagtagaataacagaggcagaagataggattagtgaattagaagatagaatggtagaaataaatgaatcagagaggataaaagaaaaacgaattaaaagaaatgaggacaatctcagagacctccaggacaatattaaacgctacaacattcgaatcataggggtctcagaagaagaagacaaagagaaagaccatgagaaaatacttgaggagataatagttgaaaacttccctaaaatggggaaggaaataatcacccaagtccaagaaacccatagagtcccaaacaggataaacccaaggcgaaacaccccaaggcacatattaatcaaattaacaaagatcaaacacaaagaacaaatattaaaagcagcaagggaaaaacaacaaataacacacaagggaatacccataaggataacagctgatctttcaatagaaactcttcatgccaggagggaatggcaagacatacttaaaatgatgaaagaaaataacctacagcccagattattgtacccagcaaggatctcattcaagtatgaaggagaaatcaaaagcttttcagacaagcaaaagctgagagaattctgcaccaccaaaccagctctccaacaaatactaaaggatattctctagacaggaaacacaaaaacggtgtataaattcgaacccaaaacaataaagtaaatggcaacgggatcatacttaacagtaattaccttaaacgtaaatgggttgaatgccccaaccaaaagacaaagactggctgaatggatacaaaaacaagacgcctacatatgttgtctacaagagacccacctcaaaacaggggacacatacagactgaaagtgaagggctggaaaaagattttccatgcaaatagggaccaaaagaaagcaggagtagcaatactcatatcagataaaatagactttaaaacaaagactgtgaaaagagacaaagatggtcactacataatgatcaaaggatcaatccaagaagaagatataacaattataaatatatatgcacccaacacgggagcaccgcagtatgtaagacaaatgctaacaagtatgaaaggagaaattaacaataacacaataatagtgggagactttaataccccactcacacctatggatagatcaactaaacagaaaattaacaaggaaacacaaattttaaacgatacaatagaccagttagacctaattgatatctataggacattttatcccaaaacaatgaatttcacctttttctcaagcgcacatggaaccttctccaggatagatcacatcctgggccataaagctagccttggtaaattcaaaaaaatagaaatcattccaagcatcttttctgaccacaatgcagtaagattagatctcaattacaagagaaaaactattaaaaattccaacacgctgctgaataaccaacaaatcacagaagaaatcaaaaaagaaatcaaaatttgcatagaaatgaatgaaaatgaaaacacaacaacccaaaacctgtgggacacggtaaaagcagtcctaaggggaaagttcatagcaatacaggcacacctcaagaaacaagaaaaaagtcaataaataacctaactctacacctaaagcaactagaaaaggaagaaatgaagaaccccagggttagtagaaggaaagaaatcttaaaacttagagcagaaataaatgcaaaagaaacaaaagagatcatagcaaaaatcaacaaaaccaaaagctggttttttgaaaggataaataaaattgacaaaccattagccagactcatcaagaaacaaagggagaagaatcaaatcaataaaattagaaatgaaaatggagagatcacaacagacaacacagaaatacaaaggatcataagagactactatcaacaattatatgccaataaaatggacaacatggaagaaatggacaaattcttagaaaagtacaactttccaaaactcgatcaggaagaaatagaaaatcttaacagacccattacaaggacggaaattgaaactgtaatcaaaaatcttccagcaaacaaaagcccaggtccagacggtttcacagctgaattctaccaaaaatttagagaagagctaacacctatcctgctcaaactcttccagaaaattgcagaggatggtaaacttccaaactcattctatgaggccaccatcaccctaataccaaaacctgacaaagatcccacaaaaaaaagaaaactacaggccaatatcactgatgaatatagatgcaaaaatccttaacaaaattctagcaatcagaatccaacaacacattaaaaagatcatacaccatgaccaagtgggctttatcccagggatgcaaggattcttcaatatctgcaaatcaatcaatgtaatacatcacattaacaaattgaaaaataaaaaccatatgattatctcaatagatgcagagaaagcctttgacaaaattcaacatccatttatgatcaaaactctccagaaagcaggaatagaaggaacatacctcaacataataaaagctatatatgacaaacccacagcaaacattatcctcaatggtgaaaaactgaaagcatttcctctaaagtcaggaacaagacaatggtgcccactttcaccattcctattcaacatagttttggaagttttggccacagcaatcagagcagaaaaagaaataaaaggaatccaaattggaaaagaagaagtaaagctctcactgtttgcagatgacatgatcctctacatagaaaaccctaaagactccaccagaaaattactagaactaatcaatgactatagtaaagttgcaggatataaaatcaacacacagaaatcacttgcattcctatacactaataatgagaaaacagaaagagaaattaaggaaacaattccattcaccattgcaacggaaagaataaaatacttaggaatatatctacctaaagaaactaaagacctatatatagaaaactataaaacactggtgaaagaaatcaaagaggacgctaacagatggagaaatataccatgttcatggattggaagaatcaatatagtgaaaatgagtatactacccaaagcaatctatagattcaatgcaatccctatcaagctaccaacagcattcttcacagagctagaacaaataatttcacaatttgtatggaaatacaaaaaacctcgaatagccaaagcgatcttgagaaagaagaatggaactggaggaatcaacctacctgacttcaggctctactacaaagccacagttatcaagacagtatggtactggcacgaagacagaaatatagatcaatggaacaaaatagaaagcccagagataaatccacgcacatatggacaccttatctttgacaaaggaggcaagaatatacaatggattaaagacaatctctttaacaagtggtgctgggaactctggtcaaccactgtaaaagaatgaaactagaacactttctaacaccatacacaaaaataaactcaaaatggattaaagatctcaacgtaagaccagaaactataaaactcctagaggagaacataggcaaaacactctctgacatacatcacagcaggatcctctatgacccacctccctgaatattggaaataaaagcaaaaataaacaaatgggacctaattaaccttaaaagcttctgcacatcaaaggaaactattagcaaggtgaaaagacagccttcagaatgggagaagataatagcaaatgaagcaactgacaaacaactaatctcgagaatatacaagcaactcctacagctcaactccagaaaaataaatgacccaatcaaaaaatgggccaaagaactaaatagacatttctccaaagaagacatacagatggctaacaaacacatgaaaagatgctcaacatcactcattatcaaagaaatgcaaatcaaaaccactatgaggtaccatttcacaccagtcagaatggctgcgatccaaaagtctacaagtaataaatgctggagagggtgtggagaaaagggaaccctcttccactgttggtgggaatgcaaactagtacagccactatggagaacagtgtggagattccttaaaaaactggaaatagaactgccttatgatccagcaatcccactgctgggcatacacactgaggaaaccagaagggaaagagacacgtgtactccaatgttcatcgcagcactgtttataatagctaggacatggaagcaacctagatgtccatcagcagatgaatggataagaaagcggtagtacatatacacaatggagtattactcagccattaaaaagaatacatttgaatcagttctaatgaggtggatgaaactggagcctattatacagagtgaagtaagccagaaagaaaaacaccaatacagtatactaacgcatatatatggaatttagaaagatggtaacaataaccctgtgtacgagacagcaaaagagacactgatgtatagaacagtcttatggactctgtgagagagggagagggtgggaagatttgggagaatggcattgaaacatgtaaaatatcatgtatgaaacgagttgccagtccaggtttgatgcacgatgctggatgcttggggttggtgcactgggacgacccagagggatagaatggggagggaggagagaggagggttcgggatgggaaacacatgtatacctgtggtggattcattttgatatttggcaaaactaatacaattatgtaaagtttaaaaataaaataaaattaaaaaaaataaataaataaactttaagggGGCTGTTAGCCAAATGAGGCTTGGAATTTGGGCATCTTATCACCAAGTGGTGAGTGATGGTAAGCTCACTTTGCTTTGTTACATGTGGTCCAGATCTTACCCACTTCTTTAGTCAAAAGTAACTCTTCACAAAAATAGGTGATATGGAAAACAGTAAATCATGCTGTAGAAAATCAGgtagaaaaatactaaaatatacaGGCTTAGGACAATTTGGCATCCTTTTTAACAGTTCTTTGATGttaacaattctaaaagacacatgtgtcccagtgttcattgtagcactatttacaatagccaggacatggaagaaacctagatgtccatcgacagatgcatgggtaaagaagatgtggtacatatatacaatggaatatcactcagctataaaaaggagggatttgagtcagttctagtgagtggatgaacctagagccaattaaacagagtggagtaagtcagaaagagaaaaacaaataccatatattaatgcatgtatatggaatctagaaaaatggtactgatgaacctatttgcagggtaagaatggagatgcagacatagagaatggacttgcagacccagtgagggagggagagagtgggacgaatggagaaagtagcggcaatatatatatatatatatatatatatacactagcATGTGTAAAGTGGATGGTGGCTGAGAGGTTGCTTATAACACAGGCAGCTTCACAGTctggtgccctgtgatgacctagagggtgaaatgggggaggggagggagtctcaagagggaggtgatatgtGTATATTATGACCGGAAACCAATGCAATGTTGTAaacattaaaaaccaaaaaaatgtacagatgaaaaaaaaacaaaaacaattcttGGGTGTTATCCATCAGCCCTGGTATTATCACTGTAGTTTCTCCTTTACTAATTTATCTAGAATGTCACCTGAAGAGCAGTTCTTCTTGGGACAGTACCCATCTCCAGGACTTAATACCAGCTTTATGTAAGTGTGCTTGTTAATTAGCACCTTTTGAGTGGAAATCCCATGTGACTCTCTGCATCTCCTCCCTGTCCTCACTCCAGCCACCCCAGATATAGGCTGTGACTATCTCTTGTGTACACATACATGGAtagaatcacatttttaaaattagaaaataaatttccattagAAAGTAGATTCCTCAGAAGGAAAAGGGAGGTGTTTCCTGCTCCATTaggaatcttccagaccaggtCTGCCTGGGTTTTCTGTGAAATTTAAATATAGGATGGCAGAGAGTCATGCTCTTCCGAGTAGATTCTGAAGTTAGGATGTCAAGTAAAAACCCCTCCGTGGAGACTCCTTTGGGTGATGCCATGTGGCAGGTCAGCACGCAGTCTCCCAGGTGTCCAGCAGAGTCTGGTTTCCCTTTAGCCCAGAGAGAGACAGATGTTTGCTCAGCCGAACATCAGATGCCACAGTTGGTTTGTGTTGAGAAGCCACACTGCGCAAAAACACTTCTCATTAAGGACCAGCATCACACACTCCGCACAGCGAGATGCTCCTATCTGAGAGAGCCGTGGTGACGGGATGTGGCTCCAGGGCCAGCAGGCTTCCAGCTCTGGTCCAGCTCAGCCCCTTGTGCCCTCTGCACAGAGTCTTGGCATATGCACCAGCTGTTTCTCACTCTCCATCgcttctctgccttctcctctctcccctccttgtCCCCCTCCCCTActccaccacccacccccaccgccagCAGCGAAATGTGGAAATGTGCGTATAACCCCAAGACTGAATGCCCTGACAATCTTGTCTTGTCACTGTTGTTACCCAGGAAAGACAATTTCACAAACAGCCTCTGTCATAAAACCTTTCAAAATGTAATTTCCAAAGGTCCCCATCTAATTAACCGCAGAAGGTTTAAGAACAATATTTACACGAGTTGGAAGAGAAAAGGATTTTTTAAGAGACCTGGACACATTTAGCAATAAGCCGCATATTCTGGTGCAtcctctgaaatttttattaTACTAACCAggtcttttcattgtgttttgttttgttcctagTGTTCGCTAAAGTCTTGGCTTTTGCTCTAGtgagttgttttatttctttatttttgaaatttgtttctAAGTGTCTAAAACCTTTGTTTGTTTAtcttgggctgtgctgggtctccgttgctgtgagggcttctctcgttgtggagcacgggctctgggatAGAAGCCTGGCTTTGGTGGCCTTTAGTTGTTGCagctctgggctctagagcacaggctcagcagttgtagcacccaggcttagttgctctgaagcatgtgggacccttcctggatcaggaatcgaacccgtgtatCCTTCCTTAGGaggcttcttaaccactgagccaccggagagggcttccctggtggctcagctggtaaaaaatccacctgcaatgcgggagacctgggttcgatccctgggtgagctaccagggaagccctctagatTTTGAAGTTGTTTTGTTTCACATAAGAATAAGATGACAGAACCAGTGAATCAAAACATCTTCTGAAATAAACCCAAATTGTGTAAAGGTCTTCTAAAAGCACATCTGAAGGGAGGGTGTACATTACATTTGTCACATCTGTCAAATGGGTGTTGTCTTTTCTGGGGACAGGCAGGACAGTGAGGAGGCTGTAAACGAATGGCTTTATGACTAGGGAGTCAGATTTCTGGAACTTCAGAAAGGGTCTCTGGGCCATCCTGGCAAACTGTCATTTTGGTAGGGAGCAGCCTGAAATTAGTTAATCTAATTTAGACTGTGAGAAAAATGCAGCCATTTCAGAGAAAGTGTGGATAATTTCAGAGTGAAAGCAAATTCTAACTGACAAGAATATCTCCAGCCTAGTTAAGCTAATGAAACCTTAACTAGGTTACGACGAAATCAGAAAATGAGAGTTTGAAATGGACATGGGAAGAAAAGGAGCAATTTCAGATAATGTGTCTTACTCTGGATGGAAGACTGATTTTTGTCtggaaaagaatagctttagCCTAGTTAAGAGAATGAAACATTAACTGGGTTACAAAGCCATCAGAGCATGCATGAGCAGAACTGACACCTAGAGACTTGTCAGAATCCTGTTAAAAGAGTGACCCATGGAGTTCCTGACAGGGGACAGGGACAGGGTACCACTGATGAATGGACCACGCCTCGTCCCCACGTGACTGACCCACAGGCAAAGAAGAAAGGTCTGCAGATagttatttgaatatattttgtaaGTTTTCCCACCAAATTCTTCACTTTATTTCATAGCTAATGTTGTTATTGGTTCATAGATAATAAACAATTTAGCTTTT encodes the following:
- the LOC129658802 gene encoding LOW QUALITY PROTEIN: 28S ribosomal protein S35, mitochondrial-like (The sequence of the model RefSeq protein was modified relative to this genomic sequence to represent the inferred CDS: substituted 1 base at 1 genomic stop codon), whose protein sequence is MTKISNRELSLDSLAKHCWGWLALQTRARTLRAFSTAVSPVTGAPRLSPPTTERTSKHERAPRRKALPPRTEKMSVDQDWPSVYPVAAPFKPSAVPLPVRMGYPVKRGVPMAKEGNLELLKIPNFLHLTPVAIKKHCEALKDFCTEWPAALDSDEKCEKHFPIEIDTADYISLGPSIRNPKARVVTLRVKLSSLNLDDHAKKKLIKLVGDXYCKSTDVLTIKTDRCPLKRQNYDYAMYLLTVLYHESWKTEEWEKKKTEADMEEYVWKDSASEKNILETLFQIKAAEKNTELSKEELLSTKEVEDYKNSVVSLKNEGDNENTLSQYKESVKRLFQNTERTPQTQ